One Chitinophaga parva DNA segment encodes these proteins:
- a CDS encoding FecR family protein, which translates to MEVRKIRQLLQRYLLGRHTPAEGHAVEQWYQHFDAEAPVQLTAEEEARISEEMWQHIRPALVPAKSILIAFHRRRWVRTTAAAAMVSGLALGAWWYRQAGPSSTLAYHEVHTRNGEQRTLQLPDSSRMTLNAGSTVRIADDFRAHRHIEVVDGEAFFDVKTNASAPFTVQSGDLHTTVLGTSFNVNAYTALHTMEISVRSGRVKVEGAGGGTVLTQGKALLLDKTAHTLRVQAMEPDALAWQHGSLVLNDASFADMAVLMEKNFGVRITATSATVKATRYTTELDLHMDPAQAVAVLAAIHHLKISGIGNQVLLHE; encoded by the coding sequence TTGGAAGTAAGAAAGATCCGCCAGCTGCTGCAGCGTTATTTACTGGGCCGGCATACACCTGCTGAAGGCCACGCCGTGGAACAATGGTACCAGCATTTTGACGCCGAAGCACCGGTGCAACTCACCGCGGAAGAGGAAGCCCGCATCAGCGAGGAAATGTGGCAACACATCCGTCCCGCATTGGTGCCTGCTAAATCGATTTTAATCGCCTTCCACCGCCGCCGCTGGGTGCGCACCACCGCTGCTGCCGCAATGGTAAGCGGGCTGGCCCTGGGTGCCTGGTGGTACCGGCAGGCAGGCCCTTCCTCCACCCTGGCCTACCACGAAGTGCATACCCGCAACGGGGAGCAACGCACCCTCCAATTGCCGGACAGTTCCCGGATGACACTCAACGCCGGATCAACCGTACGCATTGCCGACGATTTCCGTGCCCACCGGCACATTGAAGTGGTGGACGGTGAAGCTTTCTTTGACGTGAAGACCAACGCCTCCGCTCCTTTTACCGTGCAGAGCGGCGACCTCCATACCACGGTGCTGGGCACCTCGTTTAACGTAAACGCCTATACGGCACTGCATACTATGGAGATCAGCGTGCGCAGCGGCCGGGTAAAGGTGGAAGGCGCCGGTGGAGGCACTGTGCTCACGCAAGGCAAGGCCCTGCTGCTGGATAAAACAGCGCACACCCTGCGCGTGCAGGCCATGGAGCCGGATGCGCTGGCCTGGCAGCATGGTTCCCTGGTACTGAACGACGCTTCGTTTGCAGACATGGCCGTGCTCATGGAAAAGAACTTCGGCGTACGCATTACCGCTACCTCGGCTACGGTAAAGGCTACACGCTATACCACAGAACTGGATCTCCACATGGACCCCGCACAGGCGGTGGCCGTACTGGCAGCCATTCACCATCTTAAGATCAGCGGCATCGGGAACCAGGTGCTGCTTCATGAATAA
- a CDS encoding sigma-70 family RNA polymerase sigma factor, producing the protein MHGYESLPTDAALLTAVQQDDTAAFRQLYDRYWKALYTKACQRVDPDEAKDLVQEVMISLWKRRQEISLPSGAGLAPYLFTAIKYRVISHFAFQAGEIKKAALFDILDTPAASQLTETKELEARIAAEVGRLPARMQQVFRMSREQDLPIKEIAAQLDVSEQTVKNQLTEALKRLRTALAPNSAGEWAILLFYLFCHIRS; encoded by the coding sequence ATGCACGGGTACGAGTCTTTACCAACTGACGCTGCACTGCTCACTGCCGTGCAGCAAGACGATACGGCCGCCTTCCGGCAGCTGTACGACCGGTATTGGAAAGCCCTGTACACCAAGGCCTGCCAGCGGGTAGACCCGGACGAGGCCAAAGACCTAGTGCAGGAAGTGATGATCTCCCTGTGGAAACGCCGCCAGGAAATATCCCTTCCGTCCGGCGCCGGCCTGGCCCCTTACTTATTTACGGCCATCAAGTACCGGGTGATCAGCCACTTTGCCTTCCAGGCAGGTGAGATCAAAAAAGCCGCGCTTTTTGACATCCTCGACACACCCGCTGCCAGCCAGCTCACGGAGACCAAGGAACTGGAAGCCCGCATTGCCGCGGAAGTGGGCAGGCTGCCTGCCCGCATGCAACAAGTGTTCCGCATGAGCCGGGAACAGGACCTGCCCATCAAAGAAATTGCAGCCCAGCTGGACGTTTCAGAGCAAACCGTAAAGAACCAGCTTACAGAAGCCCTCAAGAGACTGCGTACCGCCCTGGCCCCCAATAGCGCCGGCGAATGGGCCATCCTTTTGTTCTACTTATTCTGTCATATCCGTTCCTGA
- a CDS encoding phosphatase PAP2 family protein has product MRVTINCMLAAFTLKKSAFIIICLCAFAGSGFARAVAGSPNAVDTLLTDTLPTDTLPHGSPAITAADTTVLYRINSTYFLSIWQDLKYTVARPAHWEKKNWLQFGAVAAGTGVLLGADHSIKQFMMHNQTVTTTHITNQVEPWGNAYAPYLIGVGYLTGVVLHDRKLESGSLMAAKSLVISTAIYTAIKSVVRRGRPTYYDGNVNFRPPFSSDKYHTSFPSGHSNTVMTVATALAELYGKDYPWVPYVAYSVAGLTGITRMYENRHWSSDILVGMALGHFVTQSVFRHYREREHKLALKMQQYH; this is encoded by the coding sequence ATGAGAGTTACGATCAATTGCATGCTGGCTGCATTCACATTAAAGAAGAGCGCCTTTATCATAATATGCTTGTGCGCCTTTGCTGGTAGCGGGTTTGCGCGGGCGGTGGCAGGGTCGCCCAATGCCGTGGATACCCTGCTCACGGACACCCTGCCCACGGACACGCTGCCGCATGGGTCCCCCGCCATCACCGCGGCCGATACCACCGTGCTTTACCGCATTAACAGCACTTATTTCCTGAGCATCTGGCAAGACCTGAAATACACGGTGGCCAGGCCTGCCCACTGGGAGAAAAAGAACTGGCTGCAATTTGGCGCCGTAGCCGCCGGCACCGGTGTGCTGCTTGGGGCAGATCACTCCATCAAGCAGTTCATGATGCATAACCAGACGGTCACTACTACCCATATTACCAACCAGGTGGAGCCCTGGGGCAATGCGTATGCGCCTTACCTGATAGGCGTGGGCTACCTTACCGGGGTGGTGCTGCACGACCGTAAGCTGGAAAGCGGCAGCCTGATGGCCGCTAAATCCCTCGTGATCTCCACGGCTATCTACACCGCTATCAAGAGCGTAGTGCGGCGGGGACGCCCCACCTATTATGATGGCAACGTGAATTTCAGGCCTCCATTCAGTTCAGATAAATACCATACCTCGTTCCCCTCGGGGCATAGCAACACCGTGATGACAGTGGCCACTGCCCTTGCGGAGCTGTATGGCAAGGACTATCCCTGGGTGCCGTATGTGGCCTACAGTGTGGCTGGTCTTACGGGCATTACCCGCATGTATGAGAACCGCCACTGGAGCAGTGATATCCTGGTGGGGATGGCCCTGGGGCATTTCGTGACCCAGAGCGTATTCCGCCACTACCGGGAGCGGGAACATAAGCTGGCGCTGAAAATGCAGCAATACCATTAG
- a CDS encoding GNAT family N-acetyltransferase: MEQLTIRPLAYDDATIAALAELIVETVAHGGSVSFMHPFSMEDARAFWQSSLHAAGEGSRIVLGAFLDGALAGTLTLLLECPPNQPHRAELAKMMTAVTHRGKGIARALALEAEKLAKQHGKSLINLDTAEDEGAAGLYEKLGYIRAGLIPDYALKPHGGLTGTILYYKRI, encoded by the coding sequence ATGGAACAACTCACCATCCGCCCATTGGCATATGACGACGCTACCATAGCGGCCCTGGCGGAGCTGATCGTGGAAACGGTGGCCCATGGCGGTTCTGTGAGCTTCATGCATCCCTTTTCAATGGAAGATGCCCGCGCATTCTGGCAAAGTTCCCTGCACGCGGCAGGGGAGGGTAGCCGCATCGTGCTGGGTGCTTTCCTGGATGGTGCGCTGGCCGGTACCCTCACCCTGCTGCTGGAGTGCCCGCCTAACCAGCCCCACCGCGCCGAACTGGCTAAGATGATGACCGCCGTAACACACCGTGGCAAGGGCATTGCCCGCGCACTGGCCCTGGAAGCAGAAAAGCTGGCAAAGCAGCATGGCAAGTCCCTTATCAACCTGGATACCGCGGAAGACGAGGGTGCGGCCGGCCTGTATGAAAAGCTGGGCTATATCCGTGCCGGCCTTATCCCGGATTATGCCCTGAAGCCGCATGGCGGGCTAACGGGCACCATTCTTTATTACAAGCGCATTTAA
- a CDS encoding APC family permease: protein MSVQPVHKLRKVLGVAFGIAIVVGSTIGVGILRTPGSIAALVPSAPLIMACWVVLGLYILLCAASYAELTAMLPKAGGAYNYIKYAFGNYAGFLNGWLDYICNITAPAYFCIVISEYAVLLWPAMVPFKTLVALGVLTLFTAIHLPGIRGGAATQQFTSGLKVLLFLVLVVGCFASGHARGFAPAARPLLQGGLVLGIIKSLQLIMGTYDGWMSVSFFAEENEDPGRSVPRAYLLGALMLMIIYVLINAAILYVLPVQAIASSPLAAADAAGVAFGKWSAPFMVIISLFSLLSILNAYMMIPARILFGLSRDGFFVQAGTRVNKGGTPWVALAICYVITAVLIIVSSFEQLFTLAAFMMNITTAFTFASLIVLRRREPLLPRPYRAWGYPFSTWLSILVTLALLVAFAVSDTRSLLIVLGMIAASYPLYKFVIIKR, encoded by the coding sequence ATGAGCGTACAACCGGTTCACAAACTCAGGAAAGTATTAGGCGTAGCCTTTGGCATCGCCATCGTGGTGGGCAGCACCATTGGCGTGGGCATTTTGCGTACACCGGGCAGCATAGCAGCCCTGGTGCCCAGCGCCCCGCTCATCATGGCGTGCTGGGTGGTACTGGGGCTTTACATCCTGCTGTGCGCCGCATCGTACGCGGAGCTTACCGCCATGCTACCCAAGGCCGGAGGGGCTTACAACTACATTAAATATGCGTTTGGTAATTATGCAGGTTTCCTGAACGGGTGGCTGGATTATATCTGCAACATTACTGCGCCGGCGTATTTCTGTATTGTGATCAGCGAGTATGCGGTACTGTTATGGCCGGCCATGGTGCCTTTCAAGACCCTGGTGGCGCTAGGGGTACTGACGTTGTTTACCGCTATCCACCTGCCCGGGATCAGGGGCGGCGCGGCTACCCAGCAATTTACCAGTGGCCTCAAAGTGTTGCTCTTCCTGGTGCTGGTTGTAGGTTGTTTTGCCAGCGGGCATGCCAGGGGATTTGCGCCGGCGGCCAGGCCTTTGCTGCAGGGTGGACTGGTGTTGGGTATCATCAAATCATTGCAGCTCATCATGGGTACGTATGACGGGTGGATGTCGGTATCATTTTTTGCGGAAGAAAATGAAGACCCCGGCCGCAGCGTGCCCCGTGCTTACTTACTGGGCGCCCTGATGCTGATGATCATTTATGTGCTGATCAATGCCGCCATCCTGTACGTACTGCCGGTGCAGGCCATCGCCAGCTCGCCGCTGGCTGCGGCTGATGCGGCTGGCGTGGCATTTGGCAAATGGAGCGCCCCTTTCATGGTCATCATTTCCCTGTTCTCTTTACTCAGTATTCTAAATGCTTACATGATGATCCCTGCGCGCATTTTATTTGGCCTTTCGCGCGATGGTTTTTTTGTGCAGGCGGGAACCCGTGTGAATAAAGGCGGTACACCCTGGGTGGCATTGGCCATCTGTTACGTGATCACGGCGGTGCTGATCATTGTAAGCTCTTTTGAGCAATTGTTCACGCTGGCAGCGTTTATGATGAACATCACCACCGCCTTTACCTTTGCCTCCCTCATTGTGCTGCGCCGGCGGGAGCCCTTGCTGCCACGGCCTTACCGGGCATGGGGCTATCCGTTTTCCACCTGGCTGTCCATCCTTGTTACGCTGGCGTTACTGGTGGCTTTTGCGGTGAGCGATACCCGCAGTTTGCTGATCGTGCTGGGTATGATCGCGGCTTCTTATCCTTTGTACAAATTTGTGATCATTAAAAGGTAA
- a CDS encoding DUF4397 domain-containing protein gives MKTRNMLAMLGVVLLGGLFLIACNKDHDNDHPNVPVAGIMAFNLAPDQSNIGVDLSGGGFIIAPIYYQSYTGGYLAAWPGQRNVRSYNYWNGTLLASSTAQLDTTQYYSIFVMGAKGNYRNVVTKDNVDSLQTDKGTALVRYVNAVPDSAALHINNGHGDVQLAFGGVSDFAAASAGNFTLNVSSSAGVSTSRTVSLTEGNIYTFLLSGIPNAKDSTAVTIKYIINATGAVKPDTKSVTDTARAQNSL, from the coding sequence ATGAAAACGAGAAACATGCTTGCGATGCTGGGCGTCGTGCTCTTGGGAGGCCTGTTCCTGATTGCTTGTAACAAAGATCATGACAACGATCATCCGAATGTACCCGTGGCCGGGATCATGGCCTTTAACCTGGCCCCTGACCAGTCCAATATCGGGGTAGATCTTTCCGGTGGCGGCTTTATCATTGCTCCCATTTATTACCAAAGCTATACCGGCGGCTACCTGGCTGCATGGCCCGGCCAGCGCAATGTACGTTCGTACAACTACTGGAACGGTACCCTGCTGGCCAGCAGCACCGCGCAACTGGACACGACCCAGTATTACTCCATTTTTGTAATGGGCGCCAAAGGCAACTACCGCAACGTAGTAACGAAAGACAATGTAGACAGCCTGCAAACCGACAAAGGCACGGCCCTGGTACGCTATGTGAATGCAGTGCCGGATTCTGCCGCCCTGCATATCAACAATGGGCATGGCGACGTGCAACTGGCCTTTGGTGGCGTGTCTGACTTTGCCGCTGCCAGCGCGGGCAACTTTACGCTGAATGTAAGCAGCAGCGCGGGGGTAAGCACCAGCCGCACTGTAAGCCTCACGGAGGGAAACATTTACACCTTCCTGCTGTCTGGTATTCCTAATGCAAAAGACAGCACCGCGGTGACGATCAAGTACATCATCAACGCCACGGGTGCCGTAAAGCCGGACACCAAATCTGTGACGGATACAGCCCGTGCACAAAACAGCCTGTAA
- the uxaC gene encoding glucuronate isomerase, which yields MRKFLDEDFLLRGEVARQLYHDYAATMPVIDYHNHLPPDQIAADKQFENLTQAWLYGDHYKWRAMRIHGVAEAYCTGAKNDWEKFEQWAATVPYTMRNPLYHWTHLELRRYFDVQELLSPASAASIYRVCSEKLQSPEYSVQHLLRKMKVRTLCTTDDPADSLEFHQQLQGLDIKVRPAFRPDKSLAVEDPEHYNAYLERLGAAAGINIRRYQDLLDALKNRHDFFAAMGGTVADHGLDKLYVAPFTAAGINASFDKVRAGQTISPEEVAAFKSALMLQLAEWNAEKGWVQQFHLGALRNTNSRMLKLLGPDTGWDAIGDYPQGIALGRFLDLLESKSKLAKTIVYNLNPADNTMFSTIAASFNDGSTPGKVQYGAAWWFLDQKDGMTDQLNALSNTGLLSRFVGMLTDSRSFLSYPRHEYFRRILCDMLGTEIENGELPHDMSWIGKMVQDICYNNAASYFGF from the coding sequence ATGAGAAAATTTCTCGACGAAGATTTTTTACTGCGCGGGGAAGTTGCCCGCCAGCTGTACCATGATTACGCCGCCACCATGCCGGTGATCGATTATCACAACCACCTGCCGCCCGACCAGATCGCGGCCGACAAGCAGTTTGAAAACCTGACCCAGGCCTGGCTGTATGGCGACCATTACAAATGGAGGGCCATGCGCATACACGGCGTGGCAGAAGCATACTGTACCGGCGCTAAGAACGATTGGGAAAAGTTTGAACAATGGGCGGCCACCGTGCCTTACACGATGCGCAATCCCCTGTACCACTGGACCCACCTGGAACTGCGCCGCTACTTTGATGTACAGGAATTACTCAGCCCGGCCAGTGCTGCCAGCATTTACCGCGTGTGCAGTGAAAAACTGCAATCACCGGAATATTCCGTGCAGCACCTGCTGCGCAAAATGAAGGTAAGAACCCTCTGCACTACGGATGATCCGGCAGACAGCCTGGAATTTCACCAGCAGTTGCAGGGGCTGGACATCAAAGTGCGCCCGGCTTTCCGCCCGGATAAATCCCTGGCAGTGGAAGATCCGGAGCACTACAACGCTTACCTGGAGCGCCTTGGCGCGGCCGCAGGCATTAACATCCGCCGCTACCAGGACCTGCTGGATGCACTCAAAAACCGGCATGATTTCTTTGCGGCTATGGGCGGTACGGTAGCAGACCATGGACTGGACAAGCTGTATGTAGCGCCTTTCACCGCAGCGGGCATCAACGCCAGCTTCGACAAGGTAAGAGCAGGGCAAACCATTTCCCCGGAAGAAGTAGCTGCCTTCAAATCGGCCCTGATGCTGCAACTGGCGGAGTGGAACGCGGAGAAAGGGTGGGTGCAGCAGTTCCATTTGGGGGCGCTGCGCAATACCAACTCCCGCATGCTCAAGCTGCTGGGACCGGATACCGGCTGGGATGCCATTGGCGATTATCCGCAAGGCATCGCCCTGGGCCGCTTCCTGGACCTGCTGGAAAGCAAAAGTAAGCTGGCCAAGACCATCGTCTATAACCTGAACCCGGCTGATAATACCATGTTCTCCACCATTGCCGCCAGCTTCAATGACGGCAGCACACCCGGCAAGGTGCAGTACGGGGCTGCATGGTGGTTCCTGGACCAGAAAGATGGAATGACGGATCAGCTGAATGCCTTGTCCAACACGGGTTTGCTGAGCCGCTTCGTAGGCATGCTCACAGACTCCCGCAGCTTTTTATCGTATCCCCGCCATGAGTATTTCCGCCGCATCCTGTGTGACATGCTGGGCACGGAAATAGAGAACGGGGAACTGCCGCACGACATGTCCTGGATAGGCAAGATGGTGCAGGATATCTGCTACAACAATGCCGCATCGTACTTCGGTTTCTAA
- a CDS encoding bifunctional 4-hydroxy-2-oxoglutarate aldolase/2-dehydro-3-deoxy-phosphogluconate aldolase encodes MSNNSTPLQQLLDQSLLPLFYWPDPAVCLQVLKSLYNAGVRVVEFTNRGEKALENFRYLKAETGKQFPDLFLGTGTIKSAAEAKAFLDAGADFLVSPVVLPEVAEVAKAAGKMWVPGCMTPTEILQAQMLGAPLIKIFPANIVGPAFISSVRELFPGQLFIPTGGVERNKENLTTWFKSGVCAVGLGSKLITAGVLENGEYDTLQQHTATLLKSIKEVKSSLAL; translated from the coding sequence ATGAGCAATAATTCCACGCCCTTGCAACAACTGCTGGACCAAAGCCTGTTGCCCCTCTTTTACTGGCCCGATCCTGCCGTGTGCCTGCAGGTACTGAAATCCCTGTACAACGCCGGCGTACGCGTGGTGGAATTTACCAACCGCGGTGAGAAAGCACTGGAAAACTTCCGTTACCTGAAGGCCGAAACTGGCAAACAATTCCCGGATCTTTTCCTGGGTACCGGCACCATTAAAAGTGCTGCAGAAGCCAAAGCATTCCTGGATGCCGGCGCAGATTTCCTGGTGAGCCCCGTGGTACTGCCCGAAGTGGCCGAAGTGGCAAAAGCCGCCGGCAAAATGTGGGTGCCCGGCTGTATGACCCCCACCGAGATCCTGCAGGCCCAGATGCTCGGCGCCCCGCTGATCAAGATCTTCCCGGCCAATATTGTAGGCCCCGCGTTCATCAGTTCCGTGCGCGAACTTTTCCCCGGCCAGCTGTTCATCCCCACCGGTGGCGTAGAACGTAACAAAGAGAACCTTACCACCTGGTTCAAATCCGGTGTATGCGCCGTGGGCCTGGGCTCCAAGCTCATTACCGCCGGCGTGCTGGAAAACGGCGAGTACGATACCCTGCAGCAGCACACCGCTACCCTGCTCAAGTCTATCAAAGAAGTAAAGTCATCGCTGGCATTGTAA
- a CDS encoding sugar kinase encodes MSKKKILCFGELLLRICPDLSGQWLHTHQLPFFVGGAEANVATALARWGLQPAYLSALPDNALSASLLQYLQEQGIDTTPVILREGRLGLYYLPKGNDLQHTGVIYDRAHSSFAQLQPAEINWEQILEDVSWFHFSAITPALNASLAAICEAAVLAAADLGIPMSVDLNYRARLWQYKMTPHQVMPSLVKHCTLVMGNVWAAEKMLGIPVDALRPEGNTQADYLAQATRSSQALMAAFPKVKAVANTFRFDQPGGGILYYAALNTRTEAIVSRTYKAASILDKVGSGDCFMAGLLYGHTQGHNWPQTLEFAAAAAFNKLFIESDATTSSVDTIHQTILSNEQ; translated from the coding sequence ATGTCCAAGAAAAAAATACTTTGCTTCGGGGAGCTCTTGCTGCGCATTTGTCCTGACCTCAGCGGCCAGTGGCTGCATACCCACCAGCTTCCCTTTTTTGTGGGCGGCGCCGAGGCCAATGTAGCTACCGCCCTGGCCCGCTGGGGCTTACAGCCTGCTTACCTCTCCGCCCTGCCAGACAACGCCCTCTCCGCTTCGCTGCTGCAATACCTGCAGGAGCAAGGCATAGATACCACACCGGTGATCCTGCGGGAAGGCCGCCTGGGCCTGTATTACCTGCCCAAGGGCAATGACCTGCAGCACACCGGCGTGATCTACGACCGCGCCCATTCCTCCTTTGCACAATTGCAGCCGGCGGAGATCAACTGGGAGCAGATCCTGGAAGATGTGAGCTGGTTCCATTTCAGCGCCATCACGCCCGCACTGAACGCGTCCCTGGCCGCCATTTGCGAAGCCGCCGTGCTGGCCGCGGCAGACCTGGGCATTCCCATGTCTGTGGATCTTAATTACCGCGCCCGCCTCTGGCAGTACAAGATGACGCCCCACCAGGTGATGCCCTCCCTCGTAAAACATTGTACCTTGGTAATGGGTAATGTGTGGGCGGCAGAGAAAATGCTGGGCATACCGGTGGATGCACTGCGGCCGGAAGGCAATACCCAGGCGGATTACCTGGCACAGGCCACCCGCTCCAGCCAGGCCCTCATGGCGGCTTTCCCTAAAGTGAAAGCCGTGGCAAACACCTTCCGTTTTGACCAGCCGGGCGGCGGCATCTTATATTATGCCGCACTCAATACCCGCACGGAAGCCATCGTATCCCGCACGTACAAAGCTGCATCCATCCTGGATAAGGTAGGCAGCGGCGACTGCTTCATGGCGGGCCTGCTCTATGGCCACACACAGGGGCACAACTGGCCACAAACCCTGGAATTTGCTGCTGCAGCGGCTTTTAATAAACTTTTCATCGAAAGCGATGCTACCACCAGTAGCGTTGATACGATTCATCAAACCATTTTATCAAATGAGCAATAA